One Massilia sp. 9096 genomic window carries:
- a CDS encoding DNA translocase FtsK gives MSKTSQTTGSTYTRKPAPPRQPLPNRLVRLLSEARWLATAVALLYFVLILLSYNKADPGWSHANPVPHIANLGGRAGAWLADLLLYIFGFSSWWLCMCFARAVWKGYRRLHSRFVIEAAPPEPEHQGETVVRWIGFVLMFAGSVGLEWLRMWDLKVSLPRAPGGVLGQLIGHASYAAFGFTGATLLLLLLFGLGFSWYFQVSWLAVAERIGESVEMAFDWFRLRLEDREDRRYGEAAAHKRDEVVGGERAKYVEKHAEKFTPALAKPEPRLIDEGFADVELAAAASDGEAAPGFLAKAMAKVKKKAEPKPAVAKAEPQMDEDGAAAAAIDDDDGEAFETARPMAAQPAAAAAGASAKPLSSASAPNPSPIKIEPQVVAVPRSERAEKERQSHLFEVNGEGALPPLALLDEAPPAQESVAVETLEFTSRLIEKKLSDFGVEAKVVAAYPGPVVTRYEIEPATGVKGSQIVNLARDLARSLSLTSIRVVETIPGKNYMALELPNPKRQIVRLTEIVGSKIYGDSPSSLTVALGKDIAGKPVIADLAKMPHLLVAGTTGSGKSVGINATILSLLYKSDPEDVRLILIDPKMLEMSVYEGIPHLLAPVVTDMRQAGHALNWAVNEMERRYKLMSKLGVRNLAGYNGKILEAAKREEHIPNPFSLTPDAPEPLDKLPTIVIIIDELADLMMVVGKKVEELIARIAQKARAAGIHLILATQRPSVDVITGLIKANIPTRIAFQVSSKIDSRTILDQMGAETLLGMGDMLYMPPGTGLPVRVHGAFVSDEEVHRVVKHLQSTGEPNYIEGILEGGVAEEGGADGAVASGEGGGESDAMYDQAVAVVLKNRRASISLVQRHLRIGYNRAARLLEQMETSGIVSPMQSNGNRDILVPATQAE, from the coding sequence ATGAGCAAGACTAGTCAAACGACCGGATCGACCTATACCCGCAAGCCTGCGCCGCCCCGGCAGCCGTTGCCGAACCGCCTAGTGCGCCTCTTGTCCGAGGCGCGCTGGCTCGCCACGGCTGTCGCATTGTTGTATTTCGTCCTCATCCTGCTGAGTTACAACAAAGCGGATCCGGGCTGGTCGCACGCTAATCCGGTGCCCCATATCGCCAACCTGGGCGGCCGCGCCGGCGCCTGGCTGGCCGACCTGCTGCTGTACATCTTCGGCTTCTCGTCCTGGTGGCTGTGCATGTGCTTCGCGCGCGCCGTGTGGAAGGGCTACCGGCGCCTGCACAGCCGCTTCGTGATCGAAGCCGCGCCACCCGAGCCCGAGCACCAGGGCGAGACCGTGGTGCGCTGGATCGGCTTCGTCCTGATGTTCGCCGGCAGCGTCGGCCTGGAATGGCTGCGCATGTGGGACCTGAAGGTCTCGCTGCCGCGCGCGCCCGGCGGCGTGCTGGGCCAGCTGATCGGCCACGCCTCCTACGCCGCCTTCGGCTTCACCGGCGCCACCTTGCTGCTCCTGCTGCTGTTCGGCCTGGGCTTTTCCTGGTACTTCCAGGTGTCCTGGCTGGCGGTGGCCGAGCGCATCGGCGAATCGGTCGAGATGGCCTTCGACTGGTTCCGCCTGCGCCTGGAAGACCGCGAAGACCGCCGCTACGGCGAAGCCGCCGCGCACAAGCGCGACGAGGTCGTGGGCGGCGAGCGCGCCAAGTACGTCGAGAAGCACGCCGAGAAATTTACCCCGGCGCTGGCCAAGCCGGAACCGCGCCTGATTGATGAGGGCTTCGCCGACGTCGAGCTGGCCGCGGCCGCCAGCGACGGCGAGGCGGCGCCGGGCTTCCTGGCCAAGGCCATGGCCAAGGTCAAGAAAAAGGCCGAGCCCAAGCCGGCCGTCGCCAAGGCCGAGCCGCAGATGGACGAGGATGGCGCCGCTGCAGCCGCCATCGACGACGATGATGGCGAGGCCTTCGAGACCGCCCGGCCCATGGCCGCGCAGCCGGCCGCGGCCGCCGCCGGCGCGAGCGCGAAACCGCTGTCGTCCGCCAGCGCCCCGAACCCGTCGCCGATCAAGATCGAGCCGCAGGTGGTCGCCGTGCCGCGCTCCGAGCGCGCCGAAAAGGAGCGCCAGTCGCACCTTTTCGAAGTGAATGGCGAGGGCGCCTTGCCGCCGCTGGCGCTGCTCGACGAGGCGCCGCCGGCGCAGGAGTCGGTGGCGGTCGAGACGCTCGAATTCACCAGCCGCCTGATCGAGAAGAAGCTGTCCGACTTCGGCGTCGAAGCCAAGGTCGTGGCCGCCTACCCGGGTCCGGTGGTCACCCGCTACGAGATCGAGCCGGCCACCGGCGTCAAGGGCAGCCAGATCGTCAACCTGGCGCGCGACCTGGCGCGTTCGCTGTCGCTGACCTCGATCCGCGTGGTCGAGACCATCCCCGGCAAGAACTACATGGCGCTCGAGCTGCCCAATCCGAAGCGCCAGATCGTGCGCCTGACCGAAATCGTCGGCTCGAAGATCTATGGCGACAGCCCGTCCAGCCTGACGGTCGCGCTGGGCAAGGACATCGCCGGCAAGCCGGTGATCGCCGACCTGGCCAAGATGCCGCACCTGCTGGTCGCGGGCACCACCGGCTCGGGTAAATCGGTCGGCATCAACGCCACCATCCTGTCGCTGCTGTACAAGTCCGACCCGGAAGACGTGCGCCTGATCCTGATCGACCCGAAGATGCTCGAAATGTCGGTGTACGAAGGCATCCCGCACCTGCTGGCGCCGGTGGTGACCGACATGCGCCAGGCCGGCCACGCGCTGAACTGGGCGGTCAACGAGATGGAGCGGCGCTACAAATTGATGTCGAAGCTCGGCGTGCGCAACCTGGCCGGCTACAACGGCAAGATACTGGAAGCGGCCAAGCGCGAGGAGCACATCCCGAACCCGTTCTCGCTGACCCCGGACGCGCCCGAGCCGCTGGATAAACTGCCGACCATCGTCATCATCATCGACGAATTGGCCGACCTGATGATGGTGGTGGGCAAGAAGGTCGAGGAACTGATCGCGCGTATCGCCCAGAAGGCGCGCGCGGCAGGCATCCACCTGATCCTGGCGACCCAGCGCCCGTCGGTCGACGTGATCACCGGCCTGATCAAGGCCAACATCCCGACCCGTATCGCGTTCCAGGTCAGCTCGAAGATCGACTCGCGCACGATTCTCGACCAGATGGGCGCTGAGACGCTGCTGGGCATGGGCGACATGCTGTACATGCCGCCGGGGACCGGCTTGCCGGTGCGCGTGCACGGCGCGTTCGTGTCGGACGAGGAAGTGCATCGAGTTGTAAAACATCTGCAGTCGACCGGCGAACCGAATTACATTGAGGGCATCCTGGAAGGCGGCGTGGCCGAGGAAGGCGGCGCCGACGGCGCGGTTGCGAGCGGCGAAGGCGGCGGCGAGTCCGACGCGATGTACGACCAGGCTGTGGCGGTGGTGCTGAAGAACCGCCGCGCCTCGATCTCGCTGGTCCAGCGCCACCTGCGCATCGGCTACAACCGCGCGGCGCGCCTGCTCGAGCAGATGGAGACCAGCGGCATCGTGTCGCCGATGCAGAGCAACGGCAACCGCGACATCCTGGTGCCGGCGACCCAGGCCGAATAA
- the lolA gene encoding outer membrane lipoprotein chaperone LolA: protein MQLKTAFTAILAVGALVAGAAHASALEQFKSFVASTKSARGDFNQLQVRKSKVAKAPQTSTGTFVFARPGKFIWTYQKPYEQVLQADGETLYIYEKDLNQVTTRKLGNALGSSPAAILFGSNDLEKNFTLAEAADRNRDGLEWLSATPKAKDSTFAQIAIGMKDGLPQQMELKDNFGQTSVLKFTSFERNPVLGAQAFKFEVPKGAEVVSQ, encoded by the coding sequence ATGCAGTTGAAGACCGCTTTCACCGCAATCCTGGCCGTCGGCGCGCTCGTGGCCGGCGCCGCGCACGCCAGCGCGCTCGAGCAGTTCAAGAGTTTCGTCGCGAGCACGAAGTCGGCGCGCGGCGATTTCAACCAACTGCAGGTGCGCAAGTCGAAGGTCGCCAAGGCGCCGCAGACCTCGACCGGCACCTTCGTGTTCGCCCGTCCCGGCAAGTTCATCTGGACCTACCAGAAGCCGTACGAGCAGGTGCTGCAGGCCGACGGCGAAACGCTGTACATCTACGAAAAAGACCTGAACCAGGTCACCACGCGCAAGCTGGGCAACGCGCTGGGCAGCTCGCCGGCTGCGATCCTGTTCGGCAGCAACGACCTGGAAAAGAACTTCACGCTGGCCGAAGCCGCCGACCGCAACCGCGACGGCCTGGAATGGCTGAGCGCCACGCCCAAGGCCAAGGACTCGACCTTCGCCCAGATCGCGATCGGCATGAAGGACGGGTTGCCGCAGCAGATGGAACTGAAGGACAACTTCGGCCAGACCTCGGTGCTCAAGTTCACCAGCTTCGAGCGCAATCCGGTGCTGGGCGCGCAGGCGTTCAAGTTCGAGGTGCCGAAGGGCGCGGAAGTCGTCAGCCAGTAA
- a CDS encoding replication-associated recombination protein A produces the protein MDDLFKTEPSPPLAEALRPKTIAEVIGQSHLLGPGKPLNLVFQSGRPHSMILWGPPGVGKTTLARLTANAFDCEFIALSAVLSGVKDIRASIDQAGHYLAGGKHTILFIDEIHRFNKSQQDALLPFVESGLVTLIGATTENPSFEVNSALLSRAQVYVLKALTEDELRQLLARARERVMPQLEFDEVAITTLVGYADGDARRFLNLLEQTKTSADTSGVSRITGEFVENALTLNARRFDKGGDNFYDQISALHKSVRGSHPDAALYWLCRMLDGGADPKYLARRIVRMAWEDIGIADPRAIQLANDAAETFERLGSPEGELALGQAVIYLAIAAKSNAGYNAFNAAMAFVRKDKSREVPVHLRNAPTKLMKELGYGHEYRYAHDEPNAYAAGETYLPDGMPEPGWYQPVPRGIEAKIGEKLAWLRSLDEDARGGSGD, from the coding sequence GTGGATGACCTTTTCAAGACCGAGCCTTCGCCGCCGCTGGCCGAAGCGCTGCGCCCCAAGACCATCGCCGAGGTGATCGGCCAGAGCCACCTGCTGGGCCCGGGCAAGCCGCTCAACCTGGTGTTCCAGTCGGGCAGGCCGCATTCGATGATCCTGTGGGGCCCGCCCGGGGTCGGCAAGACCACGCTGGCGCGCCTGACGGCCAACGCCTTCGACTGCGAATTCATCGCCTTGTCGGCGGTGCTGTCGGGCGTGAAGGACATCCGCGCCTCGATCGATCAGGCCGGGCACTACCTGGCCGGCGGCAAGCACACCATCCTGTTCATCGACGAGATCCACCGCTTCAACAAGAGCCAGCAGGATGCGCTGCTGCCGTTCGTCGAAAGCGGCCTGGTCACGCTGATCGGCGCCACCACCGAAAACCCGTCATTCGAGGTCAACTCGGCATTGCTGTCGCGCGCCCAGGTCTACGTGCTCAAGGCCCTGACCGAGGACGAGCTGCGCCAGCTGCTCGCGCGCGCGCGCGAGCGCGTGATGCCCCAGCTGGAATTCGACGAAGTGGCGATCACGACCCTGGTCGGCTACGCCGATGGCGACGCGCGCCGCTTCCTCAACCTGCTGGAACAGACCAAGACCTCGGCCGACACGTCCGGCGTGAGCCGCATCACCGGCGAGTTCGTCGAAAACGCGCTGACGCTGAACGCGCGCCGCTTCGACAAGGGCGGCGACAACTTCTACGACCAGATCTCGGCGCTGCACAAATCCGTGCGCGGTTCGCACCCGGACGCCGCGCTGTACTGGCTATGCCGCATGCTCGATGGCGGCGCCGACCCGAAATACCTGGCGCGGCGCATCGTGCGCATGGCCTGGGAAGATATCGGCATCGCCGACCCGCGCGCGATCCAGCTGGCCAACGACGCCGCCGAGACCTTCGAGCGCCTCGGCTCGCCGGAAGGGGAGCTGGCGCTGGGCCAGGCCGTGATCTATCTCGCCATCGCCGCCAAGAGCAATGCCGGCTACAACGCCTTCAACGCCGCCATGGCCTTCGTCAGGAAGGACAAGTCGCGCGAGGTGCCGGTGCACCTGCGCAATGCGCCGACCAAGCTGATGAAGGAACTCGGCTACGGCCACGAGTACCGCTACGCCCACGACGAACCGAATGCGTACGCGGCCGGCGAGACCTACCTGCCCGACGGCATGCCCGAGCCGGGCTGGTACCAGCCGGTGCCGCGCGGGATCGAGGCCAAGATCGGCGAGAAGCTGGCCTGGCTGCGCAGCCTGGACGAGGATGCGCGCGGCGGCTCCGGCGACTGA
- the serS gene encoding serine--tRNA ligase, with the protein MIDIQLLRKDIDNVAARLASRKFQLDVAGFNAIEAERKAIQTRTEELQGKRNSLSKQIGMLKGKGEDTGAVMAEVAGIGDELKANEVKLAEVQEKMAAFMQTIPNLPNADVPVGQDESGNVEVRKVGTPPAFDFAVKDHVDVGAPLGLDFDTATKLTGSRFSVMKGGIARLHRALAQYMLDTHTGQHGYTECYTPYMVNADSLRGTGQLPKFEEDLFAVKKGGVEGEGETFYLIPTSEVSLTNMVRDEIVPGEQLPIKITAHTPCFRSEAGSYGRDTRGMIRQHQFDKVELVQIVHPEKSYEALEEMVGQAETILKHLGLPYRVMALCTGDMGFGAAKTYDLEVWLPAQNTYREISSLSNCESFQARRMQARFRNAAGKPELVHTLNGSGLAVGRTLVAVLENYQQADGSVVVPEVLRPYMGGLERLVPAA; encoded by the coding sequence ATGATAGACATCCAACTGCTCCGCAAAGACATCGACAACGTCGCCGCGCGTCTGGCCAGCCGCAAGTTCCAGCTCGACGTGGCCGGTTTCAACGCCATCGAGGCCGAGCGCAAGGCGATCCAGACCCGCACCGAAGAACTGCAGGGCAAGCGCAACTCGCTGTCCAAGCAGATCGGCATGTTGAAAGGCAAGGGCGAGGACACGGGTGCCGTGATGGCGGAAGTGGCCGGCATCGGCGACGAGCTCAAGGCCAACGAAGTCAAGCTGGCCGAGGTGCAGGAGAAGATGGCGGCCTTCATGCAGACCATTCCCAACCTGCCCAACGCCGACGTGCCGGTCGGCCAGGACGAGTCGGGCAACGTCGAAGTGCGCAAGGTCGGCACGCCGCCGGCATTCGACTTCGCGGTGAAAGACCACGTCGACGTCGGCGCCCCGCTGGGCCTGGACTTCGACACCGCGACCAAGCTGACCGGCTCGCGCTTCTCGGTGATGAAGGGCGGCATCGCGCGCCTGCACCGTGCGCTGGCCCAGTACATGCTGGATACGCACACGGGCCAGCACGGCTACACCGAGTGCTACACGCCGTACATGGTCAACGCCGATTCGCTGCGCGGCACCGGCCAGCTGCCGAAATTCGAGGAAGACCTGTTCGCGGTCAAGAAGGGCGGCGTCGAAGGCGAGGGCGAGACCTTCTACCTGATCCCGACGTCGGAAGTGTCGCTGACCAACATGGTGCGCGACGAGATCGTGCCGGGCGAGCAGCTTCCTATCAAGATCACCGCGCACACGCCGTGCTTCCGTTCGGAAGCCGGCAGCTACGGCCGCGACACGCGCGGCATGATCCGCCAGCACCAGTTCGACAAGGTCGAGCTCGTGCAGATCGTGCATCCGGAAAAATCGTACGAAGCGCTGGAAGAGATGGTCGGCCAGGCCGAAACCATCCTGAAACACCTGGGCCTGCCGTACCGCGTGATGGCGCTGTGCACCGGCGACATGGGCTTCGGCGCGGCCAAGACCTACGACCTGGAAGTCTGGCTGCCGGCGCAGAACACCTACCGCGAGATCTCGTCGCTGTCGAACTGCGAATCCTTCCAGGCCCGCCGCATGCAGGCGCGCTTCCGCAACGCCGCGGGCAAGCCGGAACTGGTGCACACCCTGAACGGCTCCGGTCTGGCCGTCGGGCGTACGCTGGTGGCGGTGCTGGAAAACTACCAGCAGGCGGATGGCAGCGTGGTCGTGCCGGAGGTGCTGCGCCCGTACATGGGCGGGCTGGAGCGCCTGGTTCCGGCTGCTTGA